In Zonotrichia leucophrys gambelii isolate GWCS_2022_RI unplaced genomic scaffold, RI_Zleu_2.0 Scaffold_34_1600103, whole genome shotgun sequence, the genomic stretch TTATGGGTCACGGAACCCCCCCCATTTCCATCTGCAGGAACTGGAGCTCCAAGCCCAAATCCACGGGCtccccctgaacccccccaCGGCCGAGGGGGGCTGCGAGGAGCCCTCGGGGGGGGGTCCCCCGTTCCCGCCCCCCACCCCGCAgtgcctgctggagctgcccccgGGGCTGGCGCTGCCCCTGGCGCTGGGGGGCCCCGAGGGGACCCTCGAGGACATCCTGATGGACGATGGCGGGGGGCTGTCCCCGCTCGGCCCCCCCGGCGCCCTCCTGGCCTCGCCGGGCCCCTCAAGGGCCTCCAGCCCCCGCAGCAGCCTCAGCATGGAGGACGAGCCCTGAGAAGAGCCCGGCCctgggggggatttttagggacccctccccatcttTTTGGGACCCCCCCGCCCTCCCTGAGGTGTTCTGGGTGGGCCCCACCGGGCGCCGTTTGAAGACTCTTAAAGTGGGCGGGCACTTTGTAATGAAGGCCCCTCTCCCTTAAGGGGTGTTGCCCTTTTAAGGCAGCTCATGTGGGACCCCCTCTCTTAAAGGGGCTCGGCTGGGCGTGGCTCGTTGGAAAGGAGGGGGCGGCCCCCTCCATGTGTGGCCCATTTAAGG encodes the following:
- the LOC135460238 gene encoding transcription factor E3-like, producing the protein MGAAILPETTYSPGRRHVAGNHVSAWAPPSCRKPRVSMGAAILPADPGREMRWNKGTILKASVDYIRKLQKETQRARELELQQQRLEQQNRSLQLRVQELELQAQIHGLPLNPPTAEGGCEEPSGGGPPFPPPTPQCLLELPPGLALPLALGGPEGTLEDILMDDGGGLSPLGPPGALLASPGPSRASSPRSSLSMEDEP